The Nostoc sp. NIES-3756 DNA window TTATCTGGATTCCAAAACTATGTGAAGGGAGTTTTAAATGAAACAGGTGAATGGCTAGAGCCGTTGATTGAATTAACCTAAAAAGCATCTATGCACCTCTGTGCCTCTATCTGAAATAAAACGCCCGATAAACGCTAAAATTTACTTTTTTCCTTTGCATCTTTGCGCCTTTGCGTGAGATAAAAAAAGGCGAACACTAATGTTCGCCCTAAATACTTTTTCCTCTGTGTCTCTGTGGTTGATAAAACCTAAATCTTCGCTTCCTCCCTTACCAACTTATCCCAACCCAAATCTTTCAAATTATTATTACGACGTAGCGGACGAGTTACCAATTCCAAAATGTCACGCGCATTGGTAAAGCCGTGAATTTGAGCAAAAGTAAACTCCACCGACCACTTAGTATTAATACCCCGCGCTTCCAATGGGTTAGCATGAGCCATACCAGTAATTACTAAATCTGGTTTCAAGTCATAAATTCGCTGTACTTGATTATAGTTATCTGGCTTTTCCACAATTTTCGGCAAAGGTACGCCCATTTCTTCACAAGCTTTCTCCAGCATTGCTAATTCAGCCGCTTGGTAACGCTTATCCATGTAAGGAATGCCAACTTCATGAACAGTCATTCCACAACGCACTAAAAACCGTGCTAAGGAGACTTCCAACAAGTTGTCACCCATGAAGAATACAGACTTGCCACGAATCAGCTTTACATAATCTTCTAAACCAGCCCAAATTTGCGCTTCCCGTTCTTCCAAACCTTGAGGCGTGATACCGAATACAGAACAAATTTTCTCAATCCAAGCGCGGGTTCCATCAGGGCCGATGGGGAAGGGTGCGCCGATGAGTTTGCATTTGCGGCGACGCATCAAAGTTGTGGCTGTACGGCTGAGGAAGGGGTTGACACCAGCAACGTAATAACCTTCTTCCAACACAGGTAATTCTGTAAAGCGTTTGGCGGGTAGCCAGCCGGAAACTTTAATACCTTGTTTTTTTAATTCTAAAGTTAATTGAGTAACGACAGGATCGGGAAGGGAACCAAACAGAACCAAAGGAGGATGGTCTACATACTCAGATTCTTCTTGGGCTACATCTTCTTTCTTCTTGCCGAAGTTTAAAAGCTTGTGAATGGCATTCCGCTCATTTTTCTCTGCTTCCGCTACTGGTGCTTTGTCAGGACAACGGTTAGCCATTGCGGCGAGAACTGTATCTTCCCCTTGGGTGAAGGCGTAATCTAAGCCGTTAGCACGGGCAACTACAATAGGTATACCGATTTCGCCTTCCAGCTTGGGTGCAAGTCCTTCCAAATCCATTTTGATGATTTCGGTGGTGCAAGTGCCAATCCACACAATGACGCTAGGGTTGCGATCGCGCTTTATTTGGTCGCACAATCTTTTCAACTCCTCATAATCATTCAATTGTGCTGAAATATCTCCCTCTTCCAACTCTGCCATTGCATAGCGGGGTTCTGCAAAAATCATGACCCCCATCGCATTTTGCAGAAAATACCCACAGGTTTTAGTACCAATTACCAAAAAGAAACTATCTTCTATTTTTTGGTACAACCACGCCACACAGCTAATTGGGCAGAAGGTATGGTAATTGCCAGTTTCACACTCAAAGTTTAAAGCTGTTGGTTCTTGCGCAATGGTCATTTTGGTTATCTCCCCTTTTAAATTAAAAGCAGGAATTGGGGGGAAGTGAGTAGTTTTGAGTGCTGGAGCGCTTTAGCGGCGCGTTTAGCGCGTGCTGAGTGAGATTTCTAACTCGGAACTCAGCACTCGTTACTCAGGACTATTTTCACTCCCTTACTTTGGCACATAGCACCAACTACCAATCCCTTGTAATTAGGCGTTGGGGAAGAGACGGGCAATTTCCGATTCATCAAAAACGCCAGCCGGTAATTCTTCACCCAAAAAGTCGTTATTATCTTCGGTCTTGTGCAGCGATGTCTCATCACCCCAAACATCTGATAACACGTCACTGAAAGCATTCTCGTCTGGTGTGTTCAATTCACCGAGAATTTGTTCTTCCAGTTGTTCTGTTGATTCAGCGATGATATCGAAGTTGACTTCATCAAAACCTTCTGTTTCGTGGCCATTTGTGTGCTGGAACTGGTCTTGTAATTTAGTTCCATTGGTAACAGAAATTTCCTCTAGGTCGTTGAAGCCTGATGCTGCTGCCTCAATTATTAATGTTTGATTTTCAGAATCTAGCCCAAAGCCATTTGTTTGGGTCGTTGCCAAAGTTTCATCTTGAATATTGTCTTCAACTGTTGACTCGTACTGATGTCTTTCTTCATCTTGAGAAACTAAATGATTACCTAGCACGATATCTGGGTCAAAATTTAACTCCAGTACCTCAATTAAGGTATCGGCATCAGGATTCAATTTAGAAAAAGGAAACATTAGCTGGGCTAGTTTCGGTTCCAGGGCGTTGACTACCCCCAGGATGAGGTAGGAAGGTGGGCGCTTGCCACCATCGGGTGTATAAACGGACTCCACCTCCATGTGGAGTTTTATCCAGTCACGATTGGCTTGGAAAAATTGTAACCACTTCTGTTTTATCGAATCTGTAAAGCTATTAAAGAAAGCCATATTGACCCCATCCTGAAAATCAGATGATTTATACAATCATCAAGTCTAATTCCTCTTCAGGATTAGCAACCTGGGGTTTACGCGGATTTAGATAAAAATCTGATAATAAAGTGAATAATTCACGATCAGGGGCATCATTGGGAACGACTCCCTCAGGACGCGCTAAAATCTGGTCGGCAATGTTAAGGTAGTAGTCGCAAACGTAGTTCAGAGAAGGATCTGACTCTGCCATTTCAAATAAAGTTTTACCTTTAACGCGAGAAACGCGAATATCTTCAATTAATGGCAAAACCTCCAATACTGGCATTGGCACGGATTCCACATATTTTTCAATCAAGTCGCGCTTGGAGGTGCGGTTGCCAATCAACCCAGCTAAACGTAGGGGATGAGTCCTGGCTTTCTCTCGCACTGAAGCCGCAATCCGATTTGCTGCAAATAAGGCATCAAAGCCGTTATCTGTAACAATCATGCAGTAATCAGCATAGTTGAGTGGTGCAGCAAAACCACCACAAACTACGTCACCAAGAACATCAA harbors:
- a CDS encoding ferredoxin:protochlorophyllide reductase (ATP-dependent) subunit N; translation: MTIAQEPTALNFECETGNYHTFCPISCVAWLYQKIEDSFFLVIGTKTCGYFLQNAMGVMIFAEPRYAMAELEEGDISAQLNDYEELKRLCDQIKRDRNPSVIVWIGTCTTEIIKMDLEGLAPKLEGEIGIPIVVARANGLDYAFTQGEDTVLAAMANRCPDKAPVAEAEKNERNAIHKLLNFGKKKEDVAQEESEYVDHPPLVLFGSLPDPVVTQLTLELKKQGIKVSGWLPAKRFTELPVLEEGYYVAGVNPFLSRTATTLMRRRKCKLIGAPFPIGPDGTRAWIEKICSVFGITPQGLEEREAQIWAGLEDYVKLIRGKSVFFMGDNLLEVSLARFLVRCGMTVHEVGIPYMDKRYQAAELAMLEKACEEMGVPLPKIVEKPDNYNQVQRIYDLKPDLVITGMAHANPLEARGINTKWSVEFTFAQIHGFTNARDILELVTRPLRRNNNLKDLGWDKLVREEAKI
- a CDS encoding DUF5331 domain-containing protein is translated as MAFFNSFTDSIKQKWLQFFQANRDWIKLHMEVESVYTPDGGKRPPSYLILGVVNALEPKLAQLMFPFSKLNPDADTLIEVLELNFDPDIVLGNHLVSQDEERHQYESTVEDNIQDETLATTQTNGFGLDSENQTLIIEAAASGFNDLEEISVTNGTKLQDQFQHTNGHETEGFDEVNFDIIAESTEQLEEQILGELNTPDENAFSDVLSDVWGDETSLHKTEDNNDFLGEELPAGVFDESEIARLFPNA
- the bchL gene encoding ferredoxin:protochlorophyllide reductase (ATP-dependent) iron-sulfur ATP-binding protein; its protein translation is MKLAVYGKGGIGKSTTSCNISVALAKRGKKVLQIGCDPKHDSTFTLTGFLIPTIIDTLQEKDYHYEDVWPEDVIYKGYGGVDCVEAGGPPAGAGCGGYVVGETVKLLKELNAFDEYDVILFDVLGDVVCGGFAAPLNYADYCMIVTDNGFDALFAANRIAASVREKARTHPLRLAGLIGNRTSKRDLIEKYVESVPMPVLEVLPLIEDIRVSRVKGKTLFEMAESDPSLNYVCDYYLNIADQILARPEGVVPNDAPDRELFTLLSDFYLNPRKPQVANPEEELDLMIV